A region from the Cystobacter ferrugineus genome encodes:
- a CDS encoding sigma-54-dependent transcriptional regulator, which translates to METGPVTPVVEARPMRVLVVDDERNIRTTLRVCLEGLGCEVREAATSDAALAALAQAPADLAFVDLRLGTASGLELLPRLLAESPTLDIVLITAYATFDTAVEAVRRGARDYLPKPFTPAQIRHLVDKTRAHRERGFQLDALAEQLAQSVPEATLETASPLMHAALALVTRAAASDAAVLLRGESGTGKGVLARTLHSLSARRRRPFVTVNCPTLSEQLLASELFGHVRGAFTGAVRDQPGRVEQAEGGTLFLDEVAEMSPALQAQLLRFLQEKQFERLGEGRTRRADVRVVAATNRDLEKDVAEGRFREDLLYRLNVIEVKLPGLRERPEDILPLARRFVTFFARTAQRAVPELSPATEAMLRAYAWPGNVRELRNAVERALIVWPAGVLEPQAFPERIAAATGSQVTLGGPHTLEEVEREHILRVLASVPTLDEAARVLGIDASTLWRKRKRYEAPPD; encoded by the coding sequence ATGGAGACCGGACCTGTCACGCCCGTGGTGGAGGCCCGCCCGATGCGGGTGCTGGTGGTGGATGACGAGCGGAACATCCGCACCACCCTGCGAGTCTGCCTGGAGGGGCTGGGCTGCGAGGTGCGCGAGGCCGCCACGTCCGACGCCGCGCTCGCCGCACTCGCCCAGGCTCCCGCGGACCTGGCCTTCGTGGACCTGCGCCTGGGCACCGCGAGTGGCCTGGAGTTGCTGCCGCGGCTGCTCGCCGAGTCCCCCACCCTGGACATCGTCCTCATCACCGCCTACGCCACCTTCGACACCGCCGTGGAGGCCGTGCGCAGAGGGGCGCGTGACTATCTGCCCAAGCCCTTCACCCCGGCGCAGATCCGCCACCTGGTGGACAAGACACGCGCCCACCGCGAGCGGGGCTTCCAACTGGACGCCCTGGCCGAGCAGCTCGCGCAGTCCGTGCCCGAGGCCACCCTGGAGACGGCCTCACCCCTCATGCACGCCGCGCTCGCGCTCGTCACCCGGGCGGCGGCCTCGGACGCGGCGGTGCTGCTGCGCGGCGAGAGTGGCACCGGCAAGGGCGTGCTCGCGCGCACCCTGCACTCGCTGAGCGCGCGGCGCCGCCGTCCCTTCGTCACCGTCAACTGCCCCACCCTGTCCGAGCAACTGCTCGCCAGCGAGCTGTTCGGCCACGTGCGCGGCGCCTTCACCGGCGCGGTGCGCGATCAGCCGGGCCGGGTGGAGCAGGCCGAGGGCGGCACGCTCTTCCTCGACGAGGTGGCGGAGATGAGCCCCGCGCTCCAGGCCCAACTGTTGCGCTTCCTCCAGGAGAAGCAGTTCGAGCGCCTGGGTGAGGGACGCACGCGCCGCGCGGACGTGCGCGTGGTGGCGGCGACCAACCGCGACCTCGAGAAGGACGTGGCCGAGGGGCGCTTCCGCGAGGATCTGCTCTACCGGCTCAACGTCATCGAGGTGAAGCTGCCGGGCCTGCGCGAGCGGCCCGAGGACATCCTGCCGCTGGCCCGGCGCTTCGTGACGTTCTTCGCGCGCACGGCCCAGCGCGCCGTCCCCGAGTTGTCCCCGGCGACGGAGGCGATGCTGCGCGCCTACGCGTGGCCGGGCAACGTGCGCGAGCTGAGGAACGCCGTGGAGCGCGCGCTCATCGTCTGGCCCGCCGGAGTGCTCGAGCCCCAGGCCTTCCCCGAGCGCATCGCGGCGGCCACGGGCTCGCAGGTGACGCTGGGCGGGCCCCACACGCTGGAGGAAGTGGAGCGCGAGCACATCCTCCGGGTGTTGGCGAGCGTGCCCACGCTGGACGAGGCCGCGCGGGTGCTCGGCATCGACGCGTCCACGCTGTGGCGCAAGCGTAAGCGGTACGAGGCTCCGCCGGACTAG
- a CDS encoding AAA family ATPase, which yields MTMSPELAAHLPEWLRRRMSARPPAPLAPETHPLPCALLFADISGFTPLMERLSQRGLQGVEELSRTMNGYFDRLVNALTAEGGEVARFAGDAAIVLWPARDGSRQALADATRRAAQCGLRLQEELHAYPVSEGLTLSLRLGLGTGEMHTLIVGGDDRWEYLVLGAPMQQAATAQQAAIPGELVASRSAWEHLEGHFAGVVRSSGNVRLLSCRAALPPRAALRAELPPETEAALLPFVSRTLRALFEVPHSAWRAELRRVSVLFLELHELAEPLSPALLARWQAVTLELQKAVYAFGGSINQLLADDKGTVLLAAWGLPTSSHEDNAVRAVRAALQAQTALKALGLSASVGITTGHVFCGDRGGVSRREYALAGHVVNLAARLMQAARGELLCDETTAHEAGPRIGFEPLRPLRMKGVVKPVPALRPVMQQRRPERLATITGRKKERTQLEEALRQLPSHRGGAVVLEGEAGMGKSSLVRYLHTRARERGLRVFQTEADAVENTTLYYAWRGIFADLLECAQAMSASARRDTVLTRLAGDERLLALAPLLNPVLRLDLPDTELTAQFQDEARADRTQGLLLELLARELGRNPTVFILEDAHWFDSASWELTRRVLREHPEHLVLLSTRPLLDSAAAHLKAITRSPSARYLRLQPMPAEDISQLICSRLGATRLSAPLAAFIHEKAEGHPFFSEELAYVLRDKELLVTEAGECRFSARATASGPISLPSTLEGLITSRIDRLSPTEQLTLKAASVIGRVFHYGTLRDIHPIDDAKPSLGAQLEQLGRLDLTALHQLLPDDTSYLFKHVITQQVTYNLLLFEQRRQLHEAVARWYERTFAEDLSPYYALLAHHWLNADVKAKAIDMLEKAGEQAFQANACHEALGFFSKALELDEQSGHPVEPLRRARWERQLGTVQSHLGHLREAQDTLGQSLTRLGFSSTTARGFRMDVLREVLRQLLHLLLPPRLRLGHARDESRLLEAALICLELSTLSYWSGEEQRLGYFMLRSINLAERVPPSGVLARAYASLVLALGHLGMHRIARRYQRSASTLLSRLKSVQDRAHVQRAIAAYLLSTGQFSRAETTLESCLSDFRQLGDMRLAEEEMFEIFNLCFLQGRLDSALALAHELLALARRREDRQTENWALVGLSRMLLKFGREREVLDLLKGHETPQDMLGGIPLLAVLALARLRVGRLAEAREAAEEGVALLSRHSSNAINAEAYTNIVTVLTTLWTQAQEGAPERAHFERLAKRVCDRVSKMGQVFHLAAPAAHLCQGKYQLARSRRRAARKAFEKALRLARKLGMPFEQMEAHDELYLLGEADRTWHLEQARRLQPAPPAETTRKGWVA from the coding sequence ATGACGATGTCGCCCGAGCTGGCCGCCCATCTCCCCGAGTGGCTTCGCCGGAGGATGTCCGCTCGACCGCCCGCGCCACTGGCCCCCGAGACACACCCCCTGCCCTGTGCCTTGTTGTTCGCGGACATCTCCGGCTTCACGCCCTTGATGGAGCGGCTGAGCCAGCGCGGCCTGCAGGGCGTGGAAGAGCTGTCGAGGACCATGAACGGGTACTTCGACCGGCTGGTCAACGCGCTCACGGCGGAGGGCGGCGAGGTGGCGCGCTTCGCGGGAGACGCGGCCATCGTGCTCTGGCCCGCCCGCGACGGCTCCCGGCAAGCGCTGGCGGACGCCACCCGGCGGGCCGCCCAATGCGGGCTGCGCTTGCAGGAAGAGCTGCATGCCTATCCGGTGAGCGAGGGCCTGACGCTCTCACTCCGGCTGGGGTTGGGCACCGGGGAGATGCACACCCTCATCGTGGGCGGCGACGACCGTTGGGAGTACCTCGTGCTGGGCGCGCCCATGCAGCAGGCCGCCACGGCGCAGCAGGCCGCCATCCCGGGAGAGCTCGTGGCGTCCCGCTCCGCCTGGGAGCACCTGGAGGGGCACTTCGCTGGCGTGGTGCGCTCGTCCGGCAACGTCCGGCTGCTGTCGTGCCGCGCCGCCCTGCCCCCGCGCGCGGCGCTCCGCGCCGAGCTTCCTCCCGAAACGGAGGCGGCCCTGCTGCCCTTCGTCTCGCGCACGCTGCGCGCCCTGTTCGAGGTGCCCCACTCCGCCTGGCGCGCGGAGCTGCGGCGTGTCTCCGTGCTCTTCCTCGAGCTGCACGAGCTGGCCGAGCCCTTGTCTCCGGCGCTCCTGGCCCGGTGGCAGGCCGTCACCCTCGAGCTCCAGAAGGCCGTGTATGCCTTTGGGGGAAGCATCAATCAATTGCTCGCGGATGACAAAGGCACCGTCCTGCTCGCCGCGTGGGGGCTGCCGACGAGCTCCCATGAGGACAACGCGGTGCGGGCCGTCCGGGCCGCCCTGCAAGCCCAGACAGCACTCAAGGCCCTGGGGCTCTCCGCGTCCGTGGGCATCACGACGGGCCATGTCTTCTGTGGGGACCGGGGCGGCGTGTCCCGGCGCGAGTACGCCCTGGCCGGGCATGTCGTCAACCTGGCGGCCCGGCTGATGCAGGCGGCACGCGGAGAGTTGCTCTGTGACGAGACGACGGCCCACGAGGCCGGCCCGCGCATCGGGTTCGAGCCGCTCAGGCCCCTGCGGATGAAGGGCGTGGTCAAACCCGTGCCCGCGCTGCGTCCGGTGATGCAGCAGCGCCGCCCCGAGCGCCTCGCCACCATCACCGGCCGGAAGAAGGAACGCACCCAGCTCGAGGAGGCCTTGCGGCAACTGCCGTCGCACCGGGGAGGCGCCGTGGTGCTGGAGGGTGAGGCGGGCATGGGCAAGTCCAGCCTCGTGCGCTACCTCCACACCCGAGCCCGGGAGCGCGGCCTGCGCGTGTTCCAGACGGAGGCCGACGCGGTGGAGAACACCACGCTCTACTACGCCTGGCGCGGCATCTTCGCCGACCTCCTGGAGTGCGCCCAGGCCATGTCGGCCTCGGCCCGGCGCGACACGGTGCTCACCCGGCTCGCCGGAGATGAACGGTTGCTCGCGCTCGCGCCCCTGCTCAATCCCGTGCTGCGGCTGGACCTGCCCGACACGGAGTTGACCGCCCAGTTCCAGGACGAGGCGCGAGCGGACAGGACCCAGGGCCTGCTGCTCGAGTTGCTGGCCCGGGAGCTGGGCCGCAACCCCACCGTGTTCATCCTCGAGGACGCGCACTGGTTCGACTCCGCCTCCTGGGAGTTGACCCGCCGGGTCCTGCGCGAGCACCCCGAGCACCTGGTCCTCCTGTCCACCCGCCCGCTCCTCGACTCCGCCGCCGCCCACCTCAAGGCCATCACCCGCTCGCCCTCGGCCCGCTACCTGCGGTTGCAGCCCATGCCCGCCGAGGACATCTCCCAGCTCATCTGCTCCCGGCTCGGGGCCACCCGGCTGTCGGCGCCCCTGGCCGCCTTCATCCATGAAAAGGCCGAGGGCCACCCGTTCTTCAGCGAGGAGCTGGCCTATGTGTTGAGGGATAAAGAACTGCTGGTCACGGAGGCGGGCGAGTGCCGCTTCTCCGCGCGAGCCACCGCCTCGGGTCCCATCTCCCTGCCGTCCACCCTGGAGGGGCTCATCACCAGCCGCATCGATCGGCTCAGCCCCACCGAACAGCTCACGCTCAAGGCGGCCAGCGTCATCGGCCGGGTGTTCCACTACGGGACGCTGCGCGACATCCACCCCATCGACGACGCCAAACCCTCGCTGGGAGCACAGCTCGAGCAGCTCGGCCGCCTCGATCTCACGGCGCTCCACCAACTGCTGCCCGATGACACGTCGTATCTGTTCAAGCATGTCATCACGCAGCAGGTCACCTACAACCTGTTGCTGTTCGAGCAGCGGCGCCAGCTCCACGAGGCCGTCGCGCGCTGGTACGAGCGCACCTTCGCCGAGGACCTGTCGCCCTACTACGCGCTGCTCGCCCACCATTGGCTCAACGCGGACGTCAAGGCCAAGGCCATCGACATGCTGGAGAAGGCGGGGGAACAGGCCTTCCAGGCGAACGCCTGCCACGAAGCGCTGGGGTTCTTCTCCAAGGCGCTCGAGCTGGACGAGCAGAGCGGCCACCCGGTGGAGCCGTTGCGCCGGGCCCGCTGGGAGCGGCAACTCGGCACGGTCCAATCCCACCTCGGCCACCTGCGCGAGGCCCAGGACACCCTCGGCCAGTCGCTCACCCGGCTGGGCTTCTCCTCGACCACCGCGCGCGGCTTCCGGATGGACGTGCTGCGTGAGGTCCTCCGGCAACTGCTCCACCTGCTGCTTCCCCCCCGCCTGCGCCTGGGCCACGCACGGGACGAGTCCCGCCTGCTGGAAGCGGCCCTCATCTGCCTCGAGTTGTCGACGCTGTCCTATTGGAGCGGCGAGGAGCAGCGGCTCGGCTATTTCATGCTGCGGTCCATCAACCTGGCCGAGCGCGTCCCGCCCTCGGGGGTACTGGCCCGGGCCTATGCCAGCCTGGTGCTGGCGCTCGGCCATCTCGGGATGCACCGGATCGCCCGCCGCTACCAGAGGTCCGCCTCCACGCTGCTCTCGCGCCTGAAGAGTGTCCAGGATCGCGCCCACGTCCAGCGCGCCATCGCCGCCTACCTGCTCTCCACGGGCCAGTTCTCGCGGGCCGAGACCACCCTCGAGAGCTGTCTGTCCGACTTCCGCCAGCTCGGAGACATGAGGCTCGCGGAGGAGGAGATGTTCGAGATCTTCAACCTGTGCTTCCTCCAGGGGCGGCTGGACTCCGCCCTGGCGCTGGCCCATGAGCTGTTGGCGCTGGCACGCCGCCGGGAAGATCGCCAGACGGAGAACTGGGCGCTCGTGGGCCTGAGCCGGATGCTCCTCAAGTTCGGCCGGGAGCGGGAGGTGCTCGACCTGCTCAAGGGCCATGAGACGCCCCAGGACATGCTCGGCGGCATTCCCCTGCTCGCCGTCCTGGCCCTGGCGAGGCTGCGCGTGGGCCGTCTGGCCGAGGCCCGGGAAGCGGCCGAGGAAGGCGTGGCGCTGCTCTCCCGGCACTCCAGCAACGCCATCAACGCCGAGGCCTACACGAACATCGTCACCGTGCTGACGACCCTCTGGACCCAGGCGCAGGAGGGCGCTCCCGAGCGTGCGCACTTCGAGCGTCTGGCGAAGCGGGTCTGTGACCGGGTGAGCAAGATGGGCCAGGTCTTCCATCTGGCCGCCCCCGCCGCCCACCTGTGCCAGGGCAAGTACCAGCTCGCCCGTTCGCGGCGGCGCGCGGCGCGCAAGGCCTTCGAGAAGGCCCTGCGGCTCGCCCGGAAGCTGGGAATGCCTTTCGAGCAGATGGAGGCCCATGATGAGCTGTACCTGCTCGGGGAGGCCGACCGGACGTGGCACCTGGAGCAGGCCCGGAGGCTCCAACCCGCCCCCCCCGCGGAGACCACGCGCAAGGGATGGGTGGCGTAG
- a CDS encoding GNAT family N-acetyltransferase translates to MAETKSPAPAHKGPLEVRVRRIHRRDLNRAWEFLKLVFRDVNRETVEYQRPRSKRRFLEVYSSEWIEQLVYEVAGEIVGYSECAFEASGDDNWVNPRWFEKRGMRPLFVEELAVHPDYQGRGVGSFILEQLQHLARTRGCTHLVLEVAENNESALTWYRTRNFTKLDAAIFLAQKVPGEPDLLPPRRIKPRPTKPVEGTPNAGPLPQEGGAPTLAAGRKARMVRAVSGGNRKKTAAKGTSKPADD, encoded by the coding sequence ATGGCCGAGACGAAATCGCCCGCTCCCGCCCACAAGGGGCCCCTGGAAGTCCGCGTGCGCCGCATCCACCGCCGCGACCTCAACCGGGCCTGGGAGTTCCTCAAGCTCGTCTTCCGGGACGTCAACCGGGAGACGGTGGAATACCAGCGGCCCCGCTCCAAGCGCCGCTTCCTCGAGGTGTACTCCTCGGAGTGGATCGAACAGCTCGTCTACGAGGTCGCGGGGGAAATCGTGGGTTACTCCGAGTGCGCCTTCGAGGCCTCGGGGGACGACAACTGGGTCAACCCGCGCTGGTTCGAGAAGCGGGGCATGCGGCCCTTGTTCGTCGAGGAGCTCGCCGTGCACCCGGACTACCAGGGACGGGGCGTGGGCAGCTTCATCCTCGAGCAGCTCCAACACCTGGCGCGCACCCGGGGTTGTACCCACCTGGTGCTGGAAGTCGCGGAGAACAACGAGTCCGCGCTCACCTGGTACCGCACGCGCAACTTCACCAAGCTGGATGCCGCCATCTTCCTCGCCCAGAAGGTGCCCGGCGAGCCGGATCTGCTGCCCCCGCGCCGCATCAAGCCCCGTCCCACCAAGCCCGTCGAGGGCACGCCCAACGCCGGCCCCCTCCCCCAGGAGGGCGGCGCCCCCACCCTCGCCGCCGGCCGCAAGGCACGCATGGTGCGCGCGGTTTCCGGGGGAAACCGGAAAAAGACGGCCGCCAAGGGGACATCCAAGCCAGCGGACGACTAG
- a CDS encoding methyl-accepting chemotaxis protein, with protein sequence MTFKQKASVLPMVATLFLLLILVIVVVVGWDVSLLNRRIIHGYSPAIASMRQFDSLASMLRWHLRDRSPEGDAARRVAMLQLAGEFERELARVQANPVMEPGRLRMMREAFDAFWEVSQRAGPGEMDLVMERHAALVHVLRGAGDWAQAGLERSLEEVSLLHRWRQGWVLSLGLLCVLVLGGLSVWLARGVVGPLTRLTEVTRRIATEGDLSQRIDVDSRDELGELARGIEALVTRLRTVPVALRATVDELTWAAARLTEASHRQVTFLGHLSTSLAEVEGMTQQIAQTASQAAGRAEVVLKVAGQADQFSALGRGSIESSARGLQQLSTRVEEMMRSVANLSEQAARAGEIIGSVRDLADQSNVLALNASIEAARAGEEGRGFAVVAREMRALSGQSLQSTQRIGKILLEINQAIRNAVSIAEQDSQQVEAGISQVMTSADRLKEITTVVNESGKAARQIVASVKQQNVGIEQLHQVIATLTDRMSAVSESTRDAKEAVAQVNLSLDKLKQVATRFHD encoded by the coding sequence ATGACGTTCAAGCAGAAGGCCTCCGTTCTGCCCATGGTGGCCACGCTGTTCCTCCTGCTCATCCTGGTGATCGTGGTGGTGGTGGGTTGGGACGTGTCACTGCTGAACCGTCGCATCATCCATGGCTACTCGCCCGCGATTGCCTCCATGCGGCAGTTCGACTCGCTGGCGTCCATGCTGCGCTGGCACCTGCGCGACCGGAGCCCGGAGGGAGACGCGGCCCGCCGGGTGGCGATGCTGCAACTGGCGGGGGAGTTCGAGCGGGAGCTGGCGCGCGTCCAGGCCAATCCGGTGATGGAGCCGGGGCGGTTGCGGATGATGCGCGAGGCTTTCGATGCCTTCTGGGAGGTGTCCCAGCGCGCCGGGCCCGGGGAGATGGATCTGGTGATGGAGCGCCACGCGGCGCTGGTCCATGTGTTGCGCGGCGCGGGGGATTGGGCCCAGGCGGGGCTGGAGCGCTCGCTGGAGGAGGTGAGCCTGCTGCACCGCTGGCGCCAGGGCTGGGTCCTCAGTCTGGGGCTGCTGTGCGTGCTGGTGCTGGGGGGCCTGTCGGTCTGGCTGGCGCGGGGGGTGGTGGGGCCGCTCACCCGCCTGACGGAGGTGACCAGGCGCATCGCGACCGAGGGAGACCTGTCCCAGCGCATCGACGTGGACTCGCGGGACGAGCTGGGCGAGCTGGCGCGGGGCATCGAGGCGCTGGTGACGCGGCTGCGCACCGTGCCGGTGGCGCTGCGCGCGACGGTGGACGAGCTGACGTGGGCGGCCGCGCGGCTCACCGAGGCGAGCCATCGCCAGGTGACGTTCCTGGGCCACCTGTCCACCTCGCTGGCCGAGGTGGAGGGGATGACGCAGCAGATCGCCCAGACGGCGAGCCAGGCGGCGGGGCGGGCCGAGGTGGTGCTGAAGGTGGCGGGGCAGGCGGATCAGTTCAGCGCCCTGGGGCGGGGCTCCATCGAGAGCAGCGCGCGGGGGTTGCAGCAGCTCAGCACTCGGGTGGAGGAGATGATGCGCAGCGTGGCGAACCTGTCGGAGCAGGCGGCGCGCGCGGGGGAGATCATCGGCAGTGTGCGCGACCTGGCGGACCAGTCGAACGTGCTGGCGCTCAACGCCTCCATCGAGGCGGCGCGCGCGGGCGAGGAGGGCCGGGGCTTCGCGGTGGTGGCGCGCGAGATGCGGGCGCTCAGTGGCCAGTCGCTGCAGAGCACCCAGCGCATCGGGAAGATCTTGCTGGAGATCAACCAGGCCATCCGCAACGCGGTGTCGATCGCGGAGCAGGACAGCCAGCAGGTGGAGGCGGGCATCTCCCAGGTGATGACGTCGGCGGACCGGTTGAAGGAAATCACCACGGTGGTGAACGAGAGCGGCAAGGCGGCCCGGCAGATCGTCGCGTCGGTGAAGCAGCAGAACGTGGGCATCGAGCAGCTCCACCAGGTGATCGCCACCTTGACGGACCGGATGAGCGCCGTGTCCGAGTCGACGCGGGACGCGAAGGAGGCGGTGGCCCAGGTGAACCTGTCCCTGGACAAGCTCAAGCAGGTGGCCACCCGCTTCCACGACTGA